GCCACCACCATCTTGGCGATCTTCTTGCGGGTTTTCAGCCGAGACGAATGCACGACTTGGCTGCGGTAATCAAACTCAGTGAAGTTCTGGGAGGTGCTCCACAGTTTCTGTCCCGTCAGAAAGCTGATGGTTAGGTTGAACGCTACTGGGAGgcaatacaacatcacaaagagcAGGGCGTTGTAAGCTTGTTTCAGCTTCGCCTGAGGCCAGATCTCTCTACAGATGGGAAATACGAGGGGCAGGTCCTCGATCAGCTGGATCTCATCCCTCTTGTTCATGAATATCAGAGGCATGCAGATCGCTATAGACAGGACCCATACAACAATAATGGTTAAGAAGATCCTCCTCCAGGTGAAGAAGGTCCTTGCGTTTAGAGGACTGTGGACGCTGTAGTATCTGTTTACACTGATGACAGTGAGGCTGAGGACACTGGCAGACACGGATGTGGCTTGGATGAACGGCACCGCCCGGCACAGGAAGTCTCCGTACACCCAGGCTGTGTATATCTTATGACCCAATGTGATGggcatgcaaatgcagaccaccATGAGGTCACACACAGCTAGGTTGATCAGAAAAGTCTGGGTGGCACTCACTCCTCTAAGCCTCTTGCTTCTTTTGCCAGTTAAGACCTTGATGGACATGATGTTACCAACAAAGCCAACCACAAAGGATAATATATACATCACAGTCAAGGCAATAGTAGTGGGCTCTTTGATGGTCAGCAACAGCAGTCTTTCCAGCTCTCCAGCCCCAGAGAGGAAAAAATCCTCGTTCATCTTCTCCGTTGAATCCGGAGATCCATTTTGAAATGGTACTGATTGAATTAAGTTCTGGCCTGCAGTGTGTTGATCTGAGGAGAGATTCATCTCTCTGTCATTGTTATTTGTGGCATTTAATATAGTCATTTAATCTCATAGCCCACAGGAAGCTTTCATGTTTAAAACATCTGGAATCCTCTGTGTCATGGTTTCTTGGCTAGAATAGCCCCTCTTCTCACGTTTAAACCACATATATATGTTACCCCAGCTACAATGCAAAACAGAAATTAAAGTTAGAAGTATGTTAAAAGCCACCAGACAGAATATTGCAAACAGAATAAATTGGTACATCTCGAAAACCTTGCACATCTGCACTTAAGTCTAGCTTGGCATTCCAAACGTCTTGTGAAGAAATGCTTCAGTTTGCAGTCTCTTTGCTATTTCTAACCATATTTTCCAGCAAATCTGGGCCGTCTGATTTTAATATACAACATGATTTCTCACAGTAACAGGGTGAAAATTTTCTACAACAATAGCAACTTGGAATTAATATCAAATGAACTGATTATCAAATTATAAATCGTTTATATTTCAGACTTGTACTGTTCCGTATTAGTTCATTACTTACACAAACCTTTTTAAACACAATTTATAAACCATATGAACCACAGTTAACACCTGTTAAACCCAGGCGTATGAAGAATAACGGCTTTATCGGAATACCCAGTATTTTCTAGTAttatacaaattattttgcatagATCAAACAATTCCTAATATATTTGCTTATGCATAGATAACGAAAGTATTTATACGTTACCAAGATTTCAAATTGTTCATTTCGTTCGACCGGAAAGTATTTTCACTATTGCGTGTCTTTATAAAACAGCTGAATTTACTAGAACCAAGACAGATCTAAAACACTCTTTCTTTAAAGGTACCATTCACTTACCGAATCAACTTAGTAAAAACAAGTTCATTATCGAAtacttacatttatttttttcctctgatGAATAACAGTAGTAATTAATCCCGATTACCAATGAAAGGTATATTGAGTTGCTTGCTGAATAACTGTGCTTCGTCTAGTTTCAACTGGAAATGCTAATATTCTTCGTATAAAGAAGCGTTAGCGCGTTTAGGATCTTCCACATCGGTGCGTGTATTTCATTCTGCAGCGCAGACGGCTCCTCGATGCAGATGCAGATGCGCCTTCGTGATCCTGTGAAACCTTCACTCATTCTCCTCATAGTCTACGGCTCCCATTGCACATTCCCATGGACAGTTTTATGAAGTATCCGACCGGAATGTACATAGAAATTTACGATTTATCACGCCACAATGAACCCAGAGGCGTATAATTTATATTAGTTTCTTTTAATACCAGTTCTTACTTATGGTAGACTGGAATTAGTCATTTGCTCTCAGAATGCAAGGGTGTTAAATTAACGCAACCAATTAGACATAGATCAAATTATTTCGGTGTTTGTTAGTGTAAAATGAAAGAAGGCGGCAAGGCAATATAAAAATTCGTTTCATATTGTATGTAACAATTTTATGCTGTTCGTTGGAAAGATTGTATAAATCAAATGCTTTCCAGTCTCAGACTCGCTCAGATAATTAAAGACCTACGATAACAATGACGTATGTAACCGCCCTCTGGACATCTGGAAACATTAATTCGATCTATAGTGCTCAATACTGCTCAATATCCATCGATCTATGCTGGGCAATGTAATGTCTCTGTGTTGAAGGAGTTAGGATTAGCATAAGACTGAAAATGACCTTGTTCATTGGTTAAGTCTTACAGCTGTACCTAAAAATATTGACATCTCTGCAGTTTTTTTTGTCAGGTAATAAACCAATTCTATTACAAAAATGTTGACGTGACAAACAGATCGGTGTTAACATATGTGTATTTTCTTTATTTGAACTGCAACggcacaaaaaaactaaaaaagtcAAATCTAACATTACTtcacacagaacaaaaaatggtATTCACAAAATTACTGGCACCTTTTAGCCAATAATTTGTAAGAAATAATTGCATTCAGTGCATTTCAAACACGTAACCATGGTTCGCTTTGTGACTAGTTATTGCTGTTGGCAATTTAAATTGTCACCATTCAATCAGTTGAAAGAAAGAACAGttttgtctgtatgtgtgtaccACAGTGATCACAGAGAAAAGGCATAATGGTAGAGAATTTTCTGTGGTAAGAAATAAAATTGCGGAAAAGTATGGACAATTGCTTGGCTAGAAGTCCATCTCCATCGACCTTCGTGCTTCTGTGTCGTCCGTATGCGATGTTATCCATTAGGTCTACGGTCCATGGCACTGTAGCTAACCTGCCTAGATGTTGATGGAAGTGAAAAGCTGAGGAAAGGATCACCTGAACCATGGAGAAAGAACCTCTTTCACCTGACAAACAGATTCATGCTGACCTTCAGACACAATGTAGCACAGGTTCGACTTGCACTATCTGTCGGCATCTCGATGAAAGGAGCTTTGCCTTTGTAGTAGGAGGCCTGGGAGGGCCCTACTGCAGACACAGAGACATAAAAAGTCCTTCTGGGAGAATGTACTCTGCAGAGACTAACCCATAttagagctttttttttttgctaaagcACATAATTTTTATGTCGACAGAAAGCAAAATAAAGAATAGAACAGTATTGCTCCAGTCATACATGGGGGAGGCTTGCAGAtgtttggggctgctttgccaCCTCTGGCACTGTGTGACTTGAAGCTGTGAGTTACATCATAAAATCTGAAGATTACCATGGCATTTTGGAGTACGAAGACCTCAACTTTGTTTAAGCAGACCAGCGAGCTCATTGGAACTCAGGGCTCAGTTGTTTCCTTGTCAGAGGTTTGTTTTATGGATGGAGTAGATCTGCTGGATATACAGTAGTAGATCTGTGCATGTCAGTTGCCTGCTGGTCCTGATTTGGTGGTGTGTGTGTAGCCCAGGAGTCATTTTGCTTTGAGTTTCTGTTTAGCCAGTTTCCGGGTTGGGGATTCACAATGCCAAGTAGCTGCTTTCCTCAAGTGCTATGCTGAGTCACTGGTGCCCTGTCTTTGGCGTTTTCCACGTGTCATCCTCACCCTTTTAGGTTCCCTGGCTCCTGGTCCTCTATTTTCAATGCAATCCCTGTCTTTGAAGTTAGTTAGTATGGAGCTGTCCTTTCAGAACCAAGACTGTCATTGTAACAGAGCACCAAATCACAGCAGTATTATTAGCAAATCATAAGATGCTGAGCACATTTTCAATCAGACATTCATTAATAGTAATATACCAATCACACATTGCTGTCGCTCAACAGAATGATAGAGAATACAAGAAATTTTAACTTTTCACCTTCATATAACCTGCAGTGTGTGAATCAGCAGGTTAGGGCTTTGTGTCTGTGATTAGATCACCAGTGATCTAACCCCAGGGTTGGaaaagtgatttcactgttgagcccttgagcaggacccttaaccccaatttctATAGGGACTGAtcctgcttcctcaaattcatccCTTTTTTAATTAAAGCATCTGCTAACAAGCAAAAGAAAAGATGTGCATATGTGTAAGATGGATTAACAAGACATACCATCACATTAATATGCGACGTGCTAAGAAATGTATGTGTTTAGTGAAAAGTGAAGTAAGAATAAAAGCTACATTGGACAATTTTGAGCATTCAAGTAGAGAACTGATGCTCcttaaataaagcaattagtaaATAAAGTCATTATTCATCTAATCACATCTTACTGCTCTCTTAGACGCATAATATAAGGCTCTTAAAGACAAAACCAGATGCATTTGAGCAGTTCTgaaaaaatgcatattcataTTGTTGTATCAAGTAACCAATGAACATTGGTTAAACCAGGCAGGATGTGACCTCACAGGATAGTCCCACCCCATCTGGGAGGTTCATTCCCCCTCTCATTTACACTCTGGGTGTTTTTCAGTCCCAAGAACGCAAAGACGTTTGGTGGTCTTGGCAATACTGGTCTTGCTAAATTGCTTCCCAAGATTGAACTTGGAGCATGAGGGATCGTAGGATTGGTCTCATTTGGTGAGGATGCAAATGATGcacccttgatatttggggcggagcaagaacgacatctggggatttttaccTGGAAAGgtatgcatattgagaaacacgcTCTGTCGCGACACATAGGGCATCGAGCCAAGTTAGATCAGGAGGAAAACCTTGTTGTTTCAGAAACGCTCTGATCCAGTCATCTGGCCCTAAAAAACTGGCCCTtatcaaagtcacttaaatcttTTTCTCATgccaaattattttgcattcaACACATTAAACATTAATTTAGATTACCATCTAATACAGGACTCTTGAACCCTGGACctcaattccaaatccaggccttgttttcagttctcctaggtagttagtttaataattactcattatgattggtcagaggcttcacacctggcacacaggtaaaggaaggtcAGAAAATCAGCAATACTTGGACCTTGGGGACTgtgatttgaatagccctgGTGTAATACTGTATATCCCAGACCTTAATATGTACCATTTTCATGTGAAAGCCAATATTATTCACATTATATGGGGGTCAAAATTATTTAgctcatttgtgtgtgtgtgtgtgtgtgtgtgtgtctgtttgccttgttttttgtttttatttagcagTTTTAAACACAGGATACCTTGTGTATCCAAACTGCCTTTAGCTGTTTTCCAGCATCCGAGGTTTCAGGCTTCAGAGTTCACATGAACTCAGTTTGCAATGCAAGAAAAACAGGACTATGACAAGTTGAAGTACAACATCCATTAAACcgtccattttcttttttttcatttatgtaATATAGATCTACGGAATGGCAAGCCTGTttacaaatgaaagaaaaatcaATAAAGCACCCTTCAACACTTCTAAGATACAGGGTCCTTTGTGATTTACTGATGACTGTAGAATGGTCAGCAAGGTTGCCATGGTACTGAAGACATAATGATTTATTGATGGAATGGAATAAAGAGATTCACTACTGAGATGAACAATTCAACATCGCAGTGGAAATCCATGCACACTTAGACATACAATGAATGCataaaaattgctgttaatggCTACAATCGCCCATTGACCCGTTGACCCACCAGCCATCATTGGCTGAACAGAGAACCATCATTCTATAGCAAACATCAGTTCTAGCACCACAAACATCATTCTGATTGTATAGAGTCAACATGACCAATAGCTATAAGGTAGTCAACTGTACTTAGCTTTTTTCTCTAACTTTCCTTATTTTCTGGCTACGTAGTTCACAAGTCTATACCTTCTTTACGTCAATGTTATTGTCATTCATAGTCTGAcattatatacattgttttccctttttatgaatgccatgtctataTGAATCTATCAGCACATTcttaatacattataatgcatctGTAAAGAATTATAAACATAGCTATAAATATTGataaaaaaggcataacactttAGAGCTATGTTTATGatgcattatgactgctttatgatgctctcatctataatactCTACAGTATAGATATCTTCATAAAGCAGTACAAAGCATACAGTATAGATATCTTCATAAAGCAGTACAAAGTTTTGAATTCTTGTatagaccattataatgcattatgaaggtatctacagtatagtgcattatagatggtaacttcattggagcttatgaagtattataatccacactataatgccttatgtcAATACAAGACACtgcaatgctttattaattcttctactgacctttataatgcattatacagagGAGACCAGGTACATCCCGTTTACAATGGGCCTTTCAAAGAAGCTTTGAAATGACTAATTGTCCTCCTGATAATGCCAAAAACCAAATTAGCCTCCACCTGCTTTCAGCTGTGATGACTCTGATTAATGCAGAATAAAGACAGCTGCCTGTAAGCCTCTTCACAAGGAGGACCATCTCAGAATATACCCAATACTACTTTCTAAAATACACTTTCGGAATATCTTTGTAAAAATGTATTGGTGTAATAAATTATTGGGGTTTAAATCTTTTAAAGGACATTAttaagacctggaaggaagatTGCATAGCCAAGATGTTGCCTTGATCACTTAATCCAACCAAACTGGATAAGGGAAGCAGGAGAATGATCACAGAAACCACCAAGGAttcaatgtttattttaaaggcTTGAAGGCCAATTTGCTTGAAAGCAAAATATGACAcaacactgtgctgtaaaacaAGGCAGCGTCATTTAGGGGGGTGTTTTGTCAACAGGTACTGGCACAGGGAAGCTGCTGCCCTCTAGCGTTCAACATGAGTAAATACCCAGACTGCACTAGCATAACAACAGAGGAGTTTTTGAAGAACAAACACATGAGCTTCCCATAATGACTCCGTCAGAGCCATCACTTTAACTGAAGAGGGATGCCCACCATTGATCTCCCTGCAATTAGACTGGGCTTGAATCAATACTCCCAAATCTAGGTGCTAAGCTGCAAGGCCCCTGACTGCAAACACTCAACGTGCATCTGAAGCTGTCTACTTCTAACACCATCACTCGGACGTGTGAATACTTAACCAGCCTCTTCCCTTGGTGTTCATTTTTCTTCCATTTCGTAGCATTTATATCCCATTTATGTTGCAATAGCTAAGTTTTAAGAAACTCTTATCTTGCTGTGGAACTTTGCTCCTGAATGCTTATGAAGGCTCCCAGATAACAGAGCATTACAGTAGTCTAAGCTAATGTGTACAAAGGCATGTATCAAGGAATCGTAGTTTGGCAATGTTACGCAACTTTAGGAAGCACTCCTTCGAGACTGCATCCACATTCGATCTGAATGAGAGGCTTGTACAGTATCCAAGATGATGCTTAGGATATGGGCTGAGCTGCTGAGGGAATAGTTCAGCCCTTTGGAGTGGAGTGCTGTGATTATAGCATTATAGCATTCCTATCCACAGACTTGCCTCCAAACAGCAGAACCTCGGTTTTCTGAGCATTTAGCGATAAGTTTTTAGCCATCTAGGTCTTGACTTCGTTAAAGAAATTAGCTAAAGTGACAACAGATGTCGTGTCATTAGGTGTAACCGAAATGTATATTTCGGTGTCGCCGGCATAGGAGTGATAGTTAACATTATGTTTCCTCATTACATTACCTGATGGAAGTCCTAAATGATTATGAAGGCAATATATACTGTGAGAGAAAATTGAACAgaggatatccatccatccatccattttccaaaccgcttatcctattgggtcgcggggggtccggagcctatcccggaagcaatgggcacgaggcaggaaacaacccaggatggggggccagcccatcgcagagcacactcacacaccattcactcacacatgcacacctacgggcaatttagcgactccaattagcctcagcatgtttttggactgtggggggaaaccggagtacccggagaaaaccccacgacgacatggggagaacatgcaaactccacacacatgtgacccaggcggagactcaaacccgggtcccagaggtgtgaggcaacagtgctaaccactgcaccaccatgccgccccaaacaGAGGATATATTTTTCTAAACTAGGTTTTAGATAAATTGCTTTTggaatgtatttttatattgtttGTAGAACACCTGGGTGACAGCTGACACTCACGAAACGAGCTAAAAGAGATTTGAGGTTTGAGCTAAGTGTTGCACTCATGATTTGGTTACAAGAAATGCAGACTGGGGGACAAAGGCCTGAGCATGGAGCGCACGTGGCAGACATAGCAGGAACACCACAAAGACAGAGGCCATGCAAAAACGTAGACGCTCCCTCACGTGCTCCAGGCCTGCAGTATGCTGATCACGTGAAGTATACATGCTTGCAAGATGTAAACCGCGTAAAGCCTATGTGCTACAAAGTGCACGCCCTACCCTAACCAGTTTGATCTGGTTCAGAGGAGGGGGTGCGAACTATCTGTATACCCCTATAAAAGTTATGTTGACCAGAAAGTTCTTGGAGCATAACCACGGAGACATCTTCGAAGTGGTTGCTCCCTGAGCTCAGCAATAAAGCAACGTCATACTCTAAAGCACCGACCAAGCGTCAAAAATTTCTTTAACAATACTTTCTATATCCAGAATGTAATGTTTACGTTTAGTGGTGTTCTTTTAACATTTATAACAGATGCTTTTGGCACTATAAAGATAAAAACTGGAATAT
The sequence above is a segment of the Brienomyrus brachyistius isolate T26 chromosome 5, BBRACH_0.4, whole genome shotgun sequence genome. Coding sequences within it:
- the zmp:0000001069 gene encoding gastrin/cholecystokinin type B receptor, with protein sequence MNEDFFLSGAGELERLLLLTIKEPTTIALTVMYILSFVVGFVGNIMSIKVLTGKRSKRLRGVSATQTFLINLAVCDLMVVCICMPITLGHKIYTAWVYGDFLCRAVPFIQATSVSASVLSLTVISVNRYYSVHSPLNARTFFTWRRIFLTIIVVWVLSIAICMPLIFMNKRDEIQLIEDLPLVFPICREIWPQAKLKQAYNALLFVMLYCLPVAFNLTISFLTGQKLWSTSQNFTEFDYRSQVVHSSRLKTRKKIAKMVVALVVLFAVSWLPLYVAEIWIDREESPPPWVLQLRPFAQWLGLTNSSLNPICYCFIGDLYRSAKVIKTRYHQRFISFFSSSFTEEVNASTTPSKLSFNRQMTALQEETICKALEGKLSDWCPHGSVCQTTRVSLHSPPAASDPRNLTDQTSL